The following is a genomic window from Carassius gibelio isolate Cgi1373 ecotype wild population from Czech Republic chromosome B20, carGib1.2-hapl.c, whole genome shotgun sequence.
CGTTATTAGTCCTCCTCCAGGGTATGTGATATGGCTCATATCCTCCATTATGatctcattataatcaataaaCTTGGAGGCCTGGAAATCCTGCCCTACATGGTAATATCTTATATAAGCCATTTCCTGTCAACCTGACTGGACGACATGAACAAGTGATACTGTGCTGCTTCTGAAAAAAGGAAATGTGTGAAAAGAAACAACCTTGGATTGGTCGATCTGTACTTAATCCCAGCTCAGACAACCCTTAACACAAACACATCTTGCAAGGGCACAACAAACAGATTAATGGTGCTAACGCTGTCATCACTCAATACAGACTTCATGTTTGATTAGTCATGATGTAACTAATTATACCCATGCAGCTGTGAGAGCAGAATTAGAGAGCTCAAACCACACTTCTATAGAGTCCAGTCATCCAGACATTTTATACGAAAATTAATTCAGGCCAACCcctaaaaaagtgattttttaataaaaataaaaataaaatgtaataagaatacagtaaatacagtaatattgtgtaatttgattacaagttataataaaaattgtatatatttaatatattttaacatttaatttattcctgtgatggcaaagctgaattttcagcagcattattccagtcttcggggtcacatgatgcttcagaaatcattcaaatatgcttctttactgctcaagaaatacttctcattattatcaatgttgaaaacaagtgTAAATCTACACACTGTACACTTTAATGTCACTTgttaatcaatttaatacataagttttaatttctttcaaaaactttgaatgctattatgaataaaaaatgttaaagcaCCTAAATGCTGAAATATAtcctttttttgttaaaatacttCTCCAAAATCACTTTAATACTGTTACTCCAGTCTGCCACAGCAGagttgactatatatatatatatatatattcatttggcTGACCAATGGCAGATTAAATATTGCTTTTTTGTTCATCAAACACTAAACCCAGTGGAACAGAAGATATTTGCTTCAAGTTGCAACGTTATCTTGAATACCAGACAATCGTTCTAAAAAACTAAtggtggaatatatatatatatatatatatatatatatatatatatatatatatatatatatatatatatatatatatatatatatatatatatataaataaagaacaatTAACTAGGAACCTTAATGGCTTGTGATATTTTACATGACCATTTTACTTTGATTTAAGCTAAAGTAGCTCCCACGGATATACCAAAATGTCATGAAATGACCCTCTCACGTCTGTATTTCCAGTTAACCCATCCTTTCCACCTACCTATTTGCTCGCAGGCATAATATTTGTGTCAAAAGAGAGTAATTATTGCCTCCATAATGTTTTAGTAAGCATAATACCGccccttcacacacacagactgtctaCAATATAAGTATAAATGGTCTAACCTTCATCCCCTCACTTCTGCTTTGGCTCGGCCCCCCAGCTCTTCACCTCTTCCTCCTCCCATTCTTGGCGTCTGCCTGTTGTTCACTGCCCCAAATCATGACGATCATCCCAGCCCAGTGGGAATGACCTCCTCCCAGCCATTCACATCTGTGTCTGTCAGTGCATCCACAGGCAGCAGCACATATTCATCCAgagaaacagcagcagcagcatttcCCCATCATCCTCCACCACCGAGAGAAAAGCAGGTGCTTACCCATGAATGTTATGGACTTTAGTGTGGCTGTCACAATTGGAGCTTTTTTACTTTGATTCTTCCTTAAGAAAACCATCCAAAAACAATGGAGAACATGTTACTACTACTTTGAGGATTATATAATTTAAGATCAGGCTCGTGACTGGATGTAGAAGAAGCATCTAGACACATATCCTGAGAGTCTACAAGAGAGGACAAGGTTTGGGAGGAGTGAAAGTCTGACCAGGACAGATCTGTAGAGTTCAAGGCTGGGCGATGAAAACAGTGAGTACTGAAGACATACATCTTATATGACTGATAAAAAGACAAGGTAGTAATTTCTAGTGTCTGTCTGAATATTAGGTCAACATTATTAAAGAAAGACAACATATATCACTGACTGACATTTTAAAGAATTCAttgtgtttcatttttaatttttgaaaaaattctggcattttcatttttgggtgataaATAAGTACATACATACATGAATGCAATAGCTTTCATAAACAAATCATTACCAATAATTTTGCATCTGTTTATAggttaatgtttttatgtttagtttttttttcatttactaatAATTAAACACTTGGGTTGTATAAATCAATATTAGTTAATGTAATGTGACTGACAAAGGCAGTAAAAATGTCCATGGTACAATggattaatgattaaaaaaaattaacctttgtgttaaatattaaatataaatatattaattataaatattagatcatAAACATTTTATCTGCATGCATTCTCATTTTTTATTATCTGTACATACAATTTTCTGCATTATGTTTAAAATACACTCTTTACCGAAACCAGAAATCAATGCAAAGCTAATATGGCTGTGCTTACAGCCTGTTTAAATATTAAACCTCCTTAAATGGGAAATTGTGCCGCCTTCTGAGGGAGCTCCACCTCATTTTCATCTAAAGGAGATCATTATTAccttatattacaatatatcaacTACTACACTCGTCCTCATAGTGTGTCTTCAAACCAATGTGAGTTTCTGCTTCaacgggaccataacgtaagatccCAATTGAAAGATGTTATTGAGAGTTTCTGACAGATTATTCTGCAAACAGATATGAGATTAGTCTAAATGAAATTACCCATTTGTGTGAAAGTAATATGATTTTAAGTTATCTGAAAGATGTAGTTTTCTCAACAGTGACAGCTTAAGAGATAGGGCTGCTGGAGACCATAATTTGACATGCACAATAACAGATCAGAGCTAGTCAACAGATAACAGAAATCTTGCTGCTGTATGCAAATTCATACCTTATGAAATACGGTCTCAGCTCTCTACACCAGTCTTACTGTATGTGGCAAAGAATGCTAAACCACCAGATGAATCGCATAAGGATTTccttacacaaacacactgatTAAACTAAAAACTACCCTGTGCAAACACCTGCTATGATGAAGAAGGAAACTCATCTGCTAATGAATCGGTTTCTCTTGTCATTTGCATAAAGCAATAAGGAGGTGTAACTGCAAGTTACACGAGAGCTATGGAAATGAAAATGTCAAAGTGGGaacaaactaattaaaaacatttttaaaagaatgaTAAAAAATTGCGTCAGCATGTAGTTTGAAGCCTGTAGGAATttgagggtgactaaatgatgacaattttcatttttaggcacACAAACCCTTGTGAATGCAGATTAAGTTATGATTGAGGTCTTTTGTGAGAAACCTCAAGGTCAAGGGAAGGATGTTCCTCCACTTTATTCCACTCCCTGGTGAAAGCTGAATTACACTCATTTTGTACCTAATCAGTCCATTACCACCACAACACTAATCAGAGCCTGCTGGCAGAATCATAATGCAATAAAGGACAGTATGTTGAGTACCGCAGGGGAGGTTGGGCAACTCTGAAAGACTGAACAAACCGGAACAGCCTTCTTTCTATTTATAACTTAGCTGAAGCCATTATATAGCAATATTTGACCATGAGGTGTGACCATATTTACCATATATATGTTGCAAAGTCAAACAGaacatttaaagatattttttcatggttaaaaatatgaaagacaaaGCAGTTAAGCTAAAGCACTGAATAATTTTTAAGTCCTATAATAAGCACCAACcttcttttgttgttgtcatATGACAAAATGTCCATAGTGGTGCTGCACAATCACATCATTTTGGTGGACAAGCTGTCTTACACAATTCCTGAAGTCATGGATACAATTCTTGCTCTGGAGAACAGATCCGATTTCCACCCACATTCACAGGGATCAGCGAGTTTGAACCTCTGATGACTAATCGCAAATGTACAGGGAAAAAAAGTGGAGCGCAACAAAACAGATTAAGTGCTCTAATTTTGTGTGGAGTACAACTTTAATGGTTTGGACACAACCAACAGAAACAGATTGTTACAAATGACATTTCTGCTATGTTTGTTTGCACAGAGATGCATGAGAGATATATAAAGTCTTTCTCTTGCAATACCACAAGAGGCAGAGCAGTCCTACAGTACTTGGCTGTCTTAAAATTAGATGACACAAATATATCTCATGAATATCAATGTGGCTTTTGAGGAAGCAGATTAGGGAAATGAGAGGCAAATTGAGCAAAGTAAATTCCCTCAAGAGAACGGCGTAATGGAAACTTATTCTGCACTTACACTGGATTTAGGCTCGTTAAACTTGAGGAACAAATGCTTCTGTGATGGTTCATTTTTGAACAATTAGACAGTTGTGTTAATGACCTTCccttaaacaaaatgtaaactcTCTGCATCAACATGAAATAATAACTTGTAGCTATTCTTTTGTCTATGGGCATTTCCTAACTATGCATTGCATGAATTTCCATGGTTATTAAAAAAAGAACTAAActcaaattttgaaatattttaacttgCTTACACTATTACTCAAATGTTTGGAGGTGAtacgattttttaaaattgtattaaaataattattttatgctcaccaaggctgcactgatttgttcaaaatacaGTGGATACTGCAATACTGTGAAAAATAAGTTCTTggtaactgttttctattcaaataaattgtaaaatgtaatttaatgctgtgatggcaaagctgcattttcagcagccattactgcagtcttcagtgtcaaataataattaatatatataaattaacctTTGTATGGTAATCGGGTCTGTGGGACCCATTTCACttttgtcaaaagaaaaaaaatatgattacgATTAATATTCTTTTTCAAACTCAGATTCATTGACCTTGGCTAATTTTCTGTGAAGAACATTTATCAGAGCAAATTTTCAATGACCACACACTGTACACCCCCCctacacatttatattacatacaGGATGTCTGGGCCCACTAAGGTGACCCGGCTCTAATAAAAGTGTGGAAATTTTAGGTCCTGTGTACCTTCACTCTGTCCTCCTATCGGGGCCTGTATGGTATTAGTatgtgtttagtgtgtgtgtgtgtgtgtgtgtgagagagagagtctatGAGATTGTGAGTTTGAGTTTTGCGTTTCTGCCACTGACCTACAATCATTATATAAAGATCAATGGTTTCTGCCCCCTGCCATTCCCGAACAAGGTTGTAACACTTTAGTTAATAAATGTGATCTAACAAAGgtaaagtgaaaatatgaacCATATATGCCGGTTTATATTGCTTGTAATTTGGATGATGTAAACATCTGTTTaattttgttgaattaaaaacccaaaatatgaaaaaaaaattatactgactTTAAACTTCTCATTCAGGCAGCTTGAAATCAACCTTCAACCTTCAAAAACTAAAAGTTGACATattaagagtatatatatatatatatatatatatatatatatatatatatatatatatatatatatatatgcaaacctCTTCTTAAAACTTTTAGAAATTTGATAAGAATAAAACTGGAAGATTTAGTTTATGAAAGTGCTACTGAAAATTTGATTTCTGAtcttaaaattaatcaaattagcACTTAAATGTGTAATTTGGATGTTTTCTTGTTATGGAAACAATACAATAGTTCTGAATTGACCAGTGTATGAAAAACAATGGATTTGCCTTTAGTGTTTTGCCTTTATTGTAGCAGGCTATTGTTACCCCATAAAATATTTGACCAGAATGAAAATCATTAGTTTTAAGGCATCACacacaaaacatgattttttttctctgctcAAATGTTCCTGTTTTTGAAGTATTCATTCTCTTTATTGTGTTTTCAGACTATCCATTGCCAAGAAAACATGAAGAATACCGTgaaaatgtcatcagttttctAACCGATCAACGGTAACAGAATGAACATGGATATTCAAAATGTAACCGCAAGTGGAAATGGCTTTGCTATCCTGCCTACTTCATACAGTCTTTTGGAAGTCATAATCATTGCAACAGTATCAGCAGTCGTGAGTCTCATCACAATAGTGGGGAATGTACTGGTGATGCTCTCTTTCAAGGTCAACAGCCAACTTAAGACTGTTAATAATTACTACTTACTCAGTTTAGCTTTTGCGGACCTTATTATCGGCGTGTTCTCAATGAACCTGTACACATCCTACATTCTTATGGGATACTGGTCTTTAGGAAATATAGCATGTGATCTGTGGTTGGCACTTGACTATGTTGCAAGTAACGCATCTGTGATGAACTTGCTGGTCATCAGCTTTGACAGATATTTTTCTATTACAAGACCACTTACCTACAGGGCTAAACGGACCCCGAAACGTGCAGGCATCATGATTGGCTTAGCATGGTTGATATCGTTTATATTATGGGCTCCACCCATTCTGTGCTGGCAGTACTTTGTTGGAGAGAGAAAGGTTTCTCCTGACCAATGCCAGATCCAGTTTTTCTCAGAACCCATAATCACATTTGGTACAGCCATAGCGGCCTTTTATGTACCGGTATCCATCATGACAATCTTATATTGTAAAATctacaaagaaacagaaaaacgTACTAAGAACTTAGCAGAACTCCAAGGATATCCATCGCTGGACAGCTATGAAGACCCTAAAGTACGAAAGCCAATACTAAGATGCTTTAGCTTTAAAAGCAAGAGGGACGGGACTCAAGCATCATGGTCCTCATCCAACCAGAGTTACGTAACTAAGACAACGTTGCAGTCTGAAGAGTTGTGGACAAAATCAGAGCAGGTCACCACCCTGAACAGTTACACATCATCAGAGGATGACGAGCGGTCAGTCTCTGAATCAACCCCACGTGAATCATTCAAGAACCAAGAATCGACAGTCAATAAAAATGGACAGCTGGTCTGTTATGAAGACAGAAAATACCTACGTGATCTTGAAAAATGCTCTCagacaaacaataaaaaatgtatgtcata
Proteins encoded in this region:
- the chrm5b gene encoding muscarinic acetylcholine receptor M5b — encoded protein: MNMDIQNVTASGNGFAILPTSYSLLEVIIIATVSAVVSLITIVGNVLVMLSFKVNSQLKTVNNYYLLSLAFADLIIGVFSMNLYTSYILMGYWSLGNIACDLWLALDYVASNASVMNLLVISFDRYFSITRPLTYRAKRTPKRAGIMIGLAWLISFILWAPPILCWQYFVGERKVSPDQCQIQFFSEPIITFGTAIAAFYVPVSIMTILYCKIYKETEKRTKNLAELQGYPSLDSYEDPKVRKPILRCFSFKSKRDGTQASWSSSNQSYVTKTTLQSEELWTKSEQVTTLNSYTSSEDDERSVSESTPRESFKNQESTVNKNGQLVCYEDRKYLRDLEKCSQTNNKKCMSYKFKPILSDITALQGSTEANRTNTDHCQSSHPQASSSTSSSTKPEDPNLKIQMTKRKRMVLIKEKKAAQTLSAILLAFLLTWTPYNIMVLISTFCSECIPVSLWHLGYWLCYVNSTVNPMCYALCNKTFQKTFRMLVLCKWKKNRGEEKLYWCGRNH